In the genome of Silurus meridionalis isolate SWU-2019-XX chromosome 17, ASM1480568v1, whole genome shotgun sequence, the window ttttttttttttaaccccacaTAATCGCAGACATTTAACCCTGTAGAGCAAATCTGTGCTGTAAATGTCTGTAATCCCAAATAGATGCAATGGTTTGGCTTCTTTCGCATGGTTTCTTGTGCATATTTGTCTGGTAAGATAGGAGTTAAAAGCAGGTTGGGAACTGTTCTTATGATTGCAAGATCCCCCAGAACCTACTGAGCATTATTTTctaaacactgtacacactttacaATGGGTGGCCCACTGGGTGAAGGTGTTTTTGCCTGCAGACAAGATGGTCATCTGGTACAAGAACAATCTCATTGATATTATTTAGAGCCTGATAATCTGGGCATTGTGTAACTTAAGTTAGCATTGTCCCATAAGTAGTCTGTATCTGTTGGTCATCTTAGATTACATTTTCCAGGTGATTTGCACCAACCCTGGTGATGGAGATGGATTTGagcaaaatgaatgaaattgaaataaattatatagtaaaaaaaacctgataagtgttatttagaacTACTACCAGACCAAAAGGCAGTTTGAGGGTTACAGGGAATGATGGCTGTATTTAATACTGACATGGTTTTGTTGGTCTTACCATGCATGCATGTGTACATGTACAAGCAGTTATCAAAAACATTCCTGGGCATTCCCTTTGTTGTTAAATGGTTGTTTGATGGAACCATAGAAATGTTATTGAACCACCATAGAAATGTCACTAATATGTAAGGATTTTGGAATGTAGTTATTTAGCAAATAAGAGCTCCTGCTATGAGGGACCAGATCAGCATCTCTTTGTCTGTAGAACTATGAACTCTCCGGTATGCTATTAATATAACTAAAATATTCTattcttttaaacacacacatcttgtCTTTAGTCTAATCTGTATCTCTTATTCAGTGAAATATTTACTATATGTCACATCTGTGTGTAGAGATAGCGGCTCCTGATGTAGTGGTTTTGGCAATTGCCCGGGTATAATTGAATTGTACCTCTTAATACCAGTGgtagatgaagtacacaaaccatgcacTGGAGTTAAATAGAGATACATTAAAGTATTAATTCAGTGTCCAAAATACTATGACTTCTTATttgattatcatttttgtcttaaggcttaatcaactcagtttatgtaaaaaacacAGTTACTCAttacacaccaatctattaataaaaatatatagagtcaaacactgactgatctctattaaaattatcatgaaaaaatatttttaactacttcaaaaaatagtgcaaataaggctacgtgtgttgtggcgagttcgggtcaggagtttcttccatcatttattcctcttaaaatgttctgtttgctgcTGAACTGTGTGcttgtgctaagtagataccaccaagcaccaatcaaacAAGTTACCCtccaccctgattggtggcttgctgtgtttTTGACCAGTTAAGTATTTAACcactcattaaataaaaaggaacgactgatttcccAAAAtgaagtgaagttaaagtcttcCCAAATGCTAAAGTACAGATAGGGGAAAAAGTTATTTAAGTAGACTAACAGATTGCATTTTCGGCAGGCATCGGGGTTGTGATACATGTCTGTAACACTTGGTTTTTAAGGTGTAAATTAATGTTAAACCAATATAACAGTATGTGCTTACAATAAAGATTACGTACAGGTGTAGAATATGTCTagaattactgtattttcttacattaattaatagttattttaaaaacacCCTTTGGCAGGCAAAAAtcatcaaatattaataaaaacattgttcAATAGCATGATGAGCCAGGGAATGAGCCATTTTGAGACActtggcttttccagccatatgtgatttttcACCAACTTGTTACTACAAATTTGGAGACACAATtacactaggagacccaaacctgtcctaGCATGGCAAAACCTCATGCACTAAacaagctccattaagatatggtttatatcggttggaatgaaagatcttgagtggcctgctatagaggtctgaccccaacactattaaatacctttgggatgacttGGAATGCTGTCTGTACCCCaggcctacatcagtacctgactttacgaacaccctatgcagcacaaatctccataggcaccgcaaaatctagtggaacatcttcccagaagagtggtgttattataaaaacaaatatggacCAAATTATAGATGAGGATGTTCAAAATTCACATAGAAATCAATGGTCACAATGACCACaagcttttgtctatataatgtacaaGGCGTGTCCTACTGGTCTACATGCTTGAACGTTAGGGCTTTGTTATATTATCCCATAAAAGGTTAATCTAAGCGTCACATTTGctatgcagtttttttttttatttcagttgtgtgtgtagcaAGAGATGccaaaatacaattaataatattaaagctTAACAGggtatgttttattataaatagcatAACATTTATATCAAGTTGTTagtttcaaatatatatatatatatatatatatatatatatatatatatatatatatataaaatagggaGAAAATTTCTGGTTTAACACATCtgatttaagaaaatatttgcACATATGAAATCTAGCAAGTGGTTTATAAAAACAGAAGCGTGGTACCAAACAGCATAGCAGCATCtaacaataacatttaaatgcGAAAACCATAATTTGAAAAAAGAGATAAAGTGATATAagaaaaagagattttttttgtgtagcataaaaacaacaaatattatattaatgcacaatgtattacattaaataatcaGCGCTTTAAAACACTAGGGAATAGAAAGCTGTGTACCAGACACAAACAGATTTGAAAATGCACTTTCCAGGAGACTTTAGAAAGAGTAACTGTACACATGAACTAATCATAATAGTTATATTTATGTCCTCATCACATGGCATGATGCCTTACAATTAGGTTATTCACAGACTTGAATTTCAGTCAGTGTTTAAGTGATGATGAGCTCTACAGCTGGTGAAAATCTGTGCCACATCAATTTGGCTCAACGTCACTGTTTACTCAATCAGCATTTTATCAGACAGCATCAGAGTCCATTGGCtcaataaatagatttaaaaaaatttattaaaacatataaaagaaaGATGGTTAACGAGGTGTCTGCATTCCAGCTGACTGTGGTCTAGACCTGGCTTACAATCTCatgctcttcttcttcataccaCTGCAGAGGAGTTCCGTCAGGAGCTCGCTGTAAGATCACTTTCTGAGAAGTCTGCAATTGACCAAAGCAACAATGTGTCAGACATACCTTTACATGTTTCattatattactataaaaaatattagttGTAAACATATTACTTTCCACAGCATTAATTCATTGAGTAATTTGTACAACAAAGTCTTTACCTGTCTCTGAGACTGGGTCTGGTAGTAGGATGGCGGCTCTTGATCTGGTGAGCGTTTAACACGCATCGATCCGTGTCTCTCCAATGGCCGAAACTTAATTTCTCTAACACTGTTCCTCTCATGCCATGCCCTGAGGTCATTTGAGACAACATCTCGAGGAAGTAGCCTGCTAGGATGATTAGGATACTCCTTCAGTGAAGGTGTGCGGCCCAGCCTGTGGTACGGTGGAGGGGGTTTAAGTACACGCTTAGGTGAACTTACCTCTACTTGCTGATTATTAGTCTTTGTGGTGGTCATTGTTATATTCAgcttttttatctctctctctggaaGAATCCGGTCCTGGCTATTATTTTGACAGGGGCTGCTCACagctgatttgtttatttgtttgtggacAGTATGATTGTTTTTGGCAAGCATGGGGTTAGTTGAGCGCTGACCCTGGGAGTTGTTTTGAGTGGTGTGGTGGAGACTGTAAGGAGGTGGGCAGGCTTTGTTCGCCTCAGATGTTAACTCATGGCTGGACGAGCTGCTGTAGGAGGATATGGAGTGCTCTGAGCTGCTGTCCTCTGAGCTGCACTGATACAGACGCTGCACTGAGTAAACCAAGGCAAAGTCAGTGACGTGACGACGAGGGAGCTTAGTCCTTCCACGACTCAGGTCTAAACTCGGTTTGCTTACTTCAGGCTTGGCTCGGGGAAACCTGTTGTAAACATTTTGGAATCatcaaaaagttaaaaaaaatgttaatacaaatgatcaaatatttaataatcataaataacttatgaattactgtatatacaatatgaaataaataccTTAAGTCGGTCACATGAATGTACTTATCATAcccattaaaacaaacattttataattctattattatattacatcaCATATTAAAGCTACACTCCCAAAGTGGTATAACAGAAAAGTTTTAGTTCGAGATATTTTAGCTCAGTACCTTATACAATATGGTACAATATTTTGAAAGAACAGacagcaaataaaaattttacattcTTAAAACAACTGAATGCTGAGAATGATCCTCTATAAGAGTGCAAATTGAAAGAAGATCCAACAATAAAGAATTCTATATATAGACTGTAAACTTGTCAGTGTTCTGCCCTAGAGATAAACTAGGATGTAAAAGGTGGGGCGAGGCCTGTTTCTATTATAGGCACCAGCAGTGTGGGAACAGCAATGTTCAGTTCATGGATTATTATACAGAGCACTCAGCAGTAATATAatgggaaaaataaatgtttccgtATTAAGAGCTAAATTGTAAAAATGGCTACTTTCGACCTTAAGTCTGTTTCTTTCAATATCTGATTCTTTTCGATCAAAGATTTTGTACAAATGACTAAACGGATAAATgttgcaaaatataaataaagatatatttcTCTATGAATAAACTGTATCACTGTGTACTGGTGTTTAAATGAAAACCAAAAcccttttaataaaaatctgttGTATTCAGCGCTCAAAGTCTTATGGGCGGTCCCCAGTTGtagtgtaattcatatattttttactaaaaaagtCTATGTCTTTAATGCCTTAAGGGGGTCACAGATCCCCTCAGCCCCCCTCAATTCCAGCACTGGTTGTATTTGTAAATTGTGGTATGTGAATTTGTTTAGACTGGATTACCTGAATGACTGGGAGAGGTGGCGACGCAGTGGCAGCTCCGGGGTGGAGGGGGCGCTGTTGGAGTTGTTGTTGCGCATTGCCAGGCTTTTGAACACAAACTGGGGAGCAGGAGGAATGTCATTGAATCTCAGGTCTACTGAAGTTCCTGTTGGACTGCTGTTGAGtagtgtaataaatgtatacaaacaTTAGTGAGCCTTTGAGTGATTTAATCATTGATAACCTAATCTAATATtaattgcttttattattattactaataaggtccaaacaaaaaacctacatagtaaataaattaattaataattatgacACTAATACAGGCCTTTAGAAACAAAAATCAGATTATACAATCATACGATTGTGTGATCGGCTCATTGGCCAAAAGCATGCAAAATAATTGcttgttaaaaagaaataaataaaaatagattctAGCGTTTCCTAAAGGTTTAAATGATGGGAATGGTCAAGTTCCATACAACTTTTTAGTTTAGAAATGTTTCTTTATCTTTACCTCGACCTGCTGCTGTTTGCAGAAGGAAGCTTCTTCTGTTTCTGATATGGCTGATCTAGACTGGATTCTCTCCATGGCATGTTTTGGATAGGAGAGCGCTCATATTCCAGGCTGGAGCTAGAACTGGCGTGTTTTGCTCCATGACAAGGCGAGAGGTTCAGCACATGCTGGAAACCATTCACTGGGGACATTGGGCCTGGTTCTATATCTGTAACAGAAAAATGTCTTTGTTTAGACTGAAAATGGCTAAAGTTAGATTTCAGTGATATGAGTAACATCAAAGGATGTGACCCTCACCATCATCGTGGGCAGCGGCATCAGACAGTGAGCTGTCATCAGATATGCACAAGTCTGGTAAACAGAACACAAGTTAGTtgttaaatgatgtattactatGCATTTAGAAATCCACTTTATGCATTATAGGCATAATAGTTTTATATCATGCTCATCATTATTCTGTAGTAATGTGAATAACCACTGTTGATGTAACTCATCATAAAAAAAcgaattaattaaattaaataccaaaaaaaGATCTAATGGTTTCATATCAATTAACCCAAATAAAGCTAACGACAGATGTAAAATGTTAACCAGAGACAGGTTTAAAGCAAATATTATGACTATAAATGCTCTACAgtcatatttaaaaagtttcataacaataataataaaaatatcatacaTTAAAACATTGTATGACAAAGTGTCAAAATCATGCTGGCAATCAGTGTAAAGAAAACAGTCAGATTCAGGGTCTTACCACTCTGCCTGGAGGAATGGCAGGTCTTTGTAGAAACACGTCCGTAATTAATGCAGTGTTTTGAAACGGCTTCCTGTAGCTCCTTTACTTTCTTTTCCTCACGTTTACATTGCTGCTGTCGGCTCTTCCTCACAGGCTTGCTGATGTGTTCCTCAAGAGACAGCCTCCGAGCTGCTTCATATATCTGCCTCTGGAGGGCCAAATCAGCCTCAAGTGAATGCAACTCTGATTTCTAAAGGGAACCCATTCAAAGCAAGAGCAAGAGAAGTGTGTGAAAGGGCAGTTATTATGTACGGACTCTGATAAATAGTCTGTTCTTTTAATTCTGAATAAATATCTGAggacaaaacaaaagcaaataacATCTGGCAGCATTTTTGACCTCAGTGGTttgctttatataaaaacatcctGTCCTGAAGGAAATATTAGCTTTGGTTCCTGTACCTGTCCATCTCCATGCGGAAGCAACCCTTCATCCAGTTTAAAGGATGCTCCGACACGTCTCCTGATTTGTGGTGCTTTCTCATTTGGCAGCAAAGGATAGTCAGGTGACAGCTTTCCAGTAAGTTCCttcaaaaaaagtgtgaattagTGTGAATAAGAAACACCCAGACTATCTTGCAAAAAAGCATCTGTTTCTGCCCACTGCTGACTCCAATGAAGAACAAAGGAAAGCTTACTAAAAGAACATAGGTTCACAATGACTattgattggttaaaaaactCACTTGAAGCaactcttactttttttttgtaacgaTCAATTGTCAACATCATTATTATACCTGTAAGGTCAATTTTACTCTTCCTGTTTATCATACACAATAACTGTACATTCAACTCCCATGTAatcttttattataataatgtaagaTATTACAAATCATCATCTATCACATCTATTTTTGGtttatataatctataaaaaaaaaaaaaaaaaagacaacaaaatattaCTCACTGCCTCTCTGATGCACAGTTTCTTGAGCTCCAGAAAGCACAGCTCCAGTTTGTCCTCCAGAGCCTGGTGCTTAAGCTTCATGGCCCGTGTGTGAGAGCTGATGTCCTTCACAGGAGATGTAGGACTGTCTGGACCTTCACAAGTAAACACAATGCATTTATGAGGAGATGTTGTTCCGTGTTGCCAAATTAGACTTTCATTTCATCTGCATGAAAGTTAAGtataatcaaattaaaattcaGATGTTATAGAGTGAATATAATGTGACATTAAAACTAGAAGTTAGTTTATAATTTGCTAAATGTATactaatgtttttgtttcattagaatagaatgttttttcttctgcatTGGATTTCAATAAAGAAACTTAATCATGTCAGTAATGTTTTAAATTGTATATCTTATATTAGCAATACTGCAGATTTCATCATGCAGATGTATCCATCATTACAGTGTTCATTGTAGATTAATATACACATTCTACTCCAATCCACGATATTTGCTATGATATAAGTGCGTACCAGAATTTAAGATGATCCCGCTGTCTGAGTCACTCATTTCTTCCTTGCAGTCCATGTTTCCTGTTTTCATATGTAAACTGTTCCAGAGTCTCTGTCGATAAGAAACACAGCATGAAATCCAAgtctacttcctgtttttaactTGTACACCTTGTTATCATATTGCTCTCAGTCTAGGAACCACTTGTTATTTGTCAACCAAATGAGTGGCATGTGATATGCATAGCCTACCCTTACTCTTAAGCAAATGCTGAGCACGCTGGCTCCTCTGAATCTACACGACAACTGAGGCTAGAGAAAGTGCAACTGGTTTTTTTTGACATATCCAGCCATCCTTTTGAAGATAGATAGCCTACACCTCCTCCACTGCTTTAATGTTTCACAACACAATAGAAACAAACCCCATAGTTGACCGTGCACATGTGCCAGGGCTTATTCTCTATACAACGCCATGGCGACCTGGTCTAATGCAGGCatatgtgtgtgcgcacacccacacactgatGTGGTGATagagtgtgtgggtgaatgtgTTTGGAAATCTAAACACCCCAAAAGAAAGCAGATGGCCATAGGAGTGCTCCCCCTCCCGGAGCCTGCACCTGTCGTCCCCCCACAAAAAACTTCCTTTTCAGCGTTGAGTGGAACAATGTCTGAGGCTTGACTCTGCCTCAGGGAGAGGGTGCTATTATGTTCATTAAGGCCTCTCTTATTTCAAAGATTACAACATACTTCTGATAACAAGCTTCAGTGGAACTTAAAAAATTTGAAGTATAAAGAGTAATCTTCCCCTCAACCTGATTTAGTAGCATATTTATTCCTCTAAGATTTTGAATGACCTACTTAAATTGAACATCAATAAATATCTCACTTATCTAACCaagaaacagataaaaagaCCTTTTAATCTCTAAAAAAAGATCTTACACTATCTCGTGACCAGGCAAAGCTAGGTCACACAAAAACAAGTTTGAATGGTTTCCAAATTAGCAGCAACATACATTAACATCCTATTTGAGACCAGAGTATAGTAGCCTCGTCATTATACAGGATCACAGAATACTACTGTAGAATCCCTTGTGACTTTATAATTATTCAGGCTCATAACTCATATAGGCAGATGCAGCTTTGCAAAGAATGCATGTAAGCAAAGACCAGCCTTTGCTGAAAAGACAGTATTCATTTGTGTCTCCAACCTAAGAATGCAGAGTATACAATTCTTTTCTcttattttagctgtgtgtgaatgaatgtggtAAGAACTGTGGGATGAATAGCGTCAGAGCAACATACTATTAAAACCACTGAAA includes:
- the inavaa gene encoding innate immunity activator protein isoform X1; protein product: MKTGNMDCKEEMSDSDSGIILNSGPDSPTSPVKDISSHTRAMKLKHQALEDKLELCFLELKKLCIREAELTGKLSPDYPLLPNEKAPQIRRRVGASFKLDEGLLPHGDGQKSELHSLEADLALQRQIYEAARRLSLEEHISKPVRKSRQQQCKREEKKVKELQEAVSKHCINYGRVSTKTCHSSRQSDLCISDDSSLSDAAAHDDDIEPGPMSPVNGFQHVLNLSPCHGAKHASSSSSLEYERSPIQNMPWRESSLDQPYQKQKKLPSANSSRSSSPTGTSVDLRFNDIPPAPQFVFKSLAMRNNNSNSAPSTPELPLRRHLSQSFRFPRAKPEVSKPSLDLSRGRTKLPRRHVTDFALVYSVQRLYQCSSEDSSSEHSISSYSSSSSHELTSEANKACPPPYSLHHTTQNNSQGQRSTNPMLAKNNHTVHKQINKSAVSSPCQNNSQDRILPEREIKKLNITMTTTKTNNQQVEVSSPKRVLKPPPPYHRLGRTPSLKEYPNHPSRLLPRDVVSNDLRAWHERNSVREIKFRPLERHGSMRVKRSPDQEPPSYYQTQSQRQTSQKVILQRAPDGTPLQWYEEEEHEIVSQV
- the inavaa gene encoding innate immunity activator protein isoform X2, with amino-acid sequence MKTGNMDCKEEMSDSDSGIILNSGPDSPTSPVKDISSHTRAMKLKHQALEDKLELCFLELKKLCIREAELTGKLSPDYPLLPNEKAPQIRRRVGASFKLDEGLLPHGDGQKSELHSLEADLALQRQIYEAARRLSLEEHISKPVRKSRQQQCKREEKKVKELQEAVSKHCINYGRVSTKTCHSSRQSDLCISDDSSLSDAAAHDDDIEPGPMSPVNGFQHVLNLSPCHGAKHASSSSSLEYERSPIQNMPWRESSLDQPYQKQKKLPSANSSRSSSPTGTSVDLRFNDIPPAPQFVFKSLAMRNNNSNSAPSTPELPLRRHLSQSFRFPRAKPEVSKPSLDLSRGRTKLPRRHVTDFALVYSVQRLYQCSSEDSSSEHSISSYSSSSSHELTSEANKACPPPYSLHHTTQNNSQGQRSTNPMLAKNNHTVHKQINKSAVSSPCQNNSQDRILPEREIKKLNITMTTTKTNNQQVEQATSSRCCLK